AGTTTAGACAAGGTGGGATCGATTATCAGACAAAAGACAGACCAGAAAAACACTTCATCTGGCCATAAACGACACCGGCCTAAATTGAAATAGGACGACTATAATAATATTCTCTTcttcaaactgaaaatgtaCAGAGGAGCTAACATTATGTGCAACATCTGTAAAATGATTGAATGGTCTGTGATGGACTGATTTATTTTAGGATAATATCAGATAATAACGTTTCAGATCTTGTGCTTTTGTAATAATTTAATGTAAGCGTTGAaatagtttatatattttgtataggtTTGTGTAACTTTAGCATGTCTGCATTTCTCACATCAGGCAGGTGAGCCAGAAATATGTCCTTGTATGGATGAGAAGTTGAGCCAGAAAAATCTatcattctatttctatatgTTCAGGTAAAATCCTCAGATTGTACCCTGTGCTGTATTCATCCGCAAGATGGCAGAAGTGCAACTCTAATATATGAACATCTGAGAGGCAGAACAGGTTGTGTACACcctgtattatattatattactaatATAACAGAACACTGTAAGACAAAACAGCTGGACACAACTAAACAAAACAGGTTGTTTCCACATAGTGTATGGAGCAATACTGGTGCAATAACCCTGTACATAATACCTGTAcataatatatagtatagttataATACACACTGTTTTTTAACATGTAAATATCACCACTACCAATGTGAATCCAACCATgctgtgtatactgtatatgctgtTTATGCCATCATATCAATacacttttattatcatttatataATCCTCAGATTTCCCCTAGTACTGTTTCCAGCCACAAGGGGGCAGTAGTGCAACTCAAGTCTGTGAACATTTGAGTGTCAGTCTTCATAAAAACTTGAATTCTACACATTATCTATCCTAAacatcctttttaaaatggtgCATCATTAAAGCtacattttattaaacattAATTTTGTACTGATACGTGATTGACATTTGCAGTAAACAGGCGGCTGATAAACAAAATAGTGTCCCAACCCAAATCACCAAGTGCACACATGTTCACCAAATTtagagatttatttttcataagaAAGTGGTCAAAACAATGGTCAACATAGTTTTGAAATGTGTTCGGATAATGTCTTCACTTTTGTAAAGCAGTATGAAAAGATAAGCGTACATTATAATGCTActtataattttaaaaaagaagttcAGTACTCATTCCATCTCCAGTCTTACATAAAGTCTCCAAAGGttttttggcctttttttaataGGATTGGTTATGTTATGTTTTCACATTATTGTTTAATACCCTAAGTAATGGCTAATTCGtagaaaaatacatatttcattatggagcgttaaagtgctttgagtgttcagaagactagaaaggtttaatgcacttattgtaagtcgctttggataaaagcgtcagctaaatgacatgtaatgtaatgtaaatgtaaaagtgGCTTTACgagtacaagtccatttaccggTTACCCTCCACCATCCATCATGCAAGAttataaatgaaagaaaacagtctTTTAAAATATCTATTGCTTTACTTCCGGGTGAATCGTGCCGTCCATCTTCCTTGTTGAGTTAAGTGTACATTGAAATGTACATCCACTGAAAGTGATGAAGAGACAGGCCATTAATTAATGAAACGTGTTCATGAATGCACCTTTTGTGACAGACTACATACATAATTATGTGACATcatgtcattttatttgagaCAAGtatttctttcctctgttttcTAGACTAGATCAACAGATGGTGATGCTATGGGAAAGTTATCATATGAGATTCTGACAAGAAGAGTATCTTTTATTACCTCTGACTCTCGAAGTTTCATGTCTTTTCCATCAGACAATTGTTGATAGATTTCTGTTGAGAAATGTGCAAATGTGAATACATCTTATACCCTTAAGCCATAAACAATACAGATCTTTAACCATACAGGATCTATTAAGTGGGAACTTTCAACATCTCCAatatgaaatgtgcattttaacCTATTCACAAGGCAAATGTCCCACTCGACGTCACTTACTGTACATGCAGTCCAGGCGAAGGATGAGACTGATGAAAGTCTCCAGGGTCACGTGTCCAGAGGAGGCGCCGTAGCGCAGCGCCATCAAGCTGAGCATGTCATCCTTGATCTTCATTCCTGTTCGCACACAGCAAGAACTTCAGAGGCGTTTAAGTTATTCTCCTAAACATCACTTGTTTTGCAAAACCCAAATTCCCACTTACGCAATGAGCCACAAATGCATTTGAACATGCATCCGACTTtattctgtttgtctgttgtgtaTTTCGTTCTCAAAGCCAGTAATATTTACAAGGtccacatattttacatttgtctACAAAACATTATTGGGATGATTGGAACTAAACGCGTGTCGATTCCACaaactgctgtttgttttaataCAAATCAGCAGCTAGAACACGTTTAAGAGCCAAAGTCAAATACACAAATCAGTTTttaattttcattaaaaaacgCGGGAAGGACTTTGTTTCCTTACAGTAGCATTTTGTGATGTCATACATGTCATTGCTCCAAGGCCATGTATTGCTTGACCGTTGAATATGATCAGCTCCTTCTGATTATTGGCAGCTCAAACAAGCCATGAACACATTATGGAAAACTTGTATAGCAATCAGTGCCTCCACAACAAGCGGATACTCAAGGCTAGTTTCGGGCCACCGAGCACATGCAAATCAATACTcaattttctctgttttttggACTCCAACAACTTCTGGGGGAAAGATCTGTCTCTTTAGCAGCTGCATGCTCCTCTATGTTccccagctagttgctaactgtgTACGTCTGCAGTTTGGTGCTGAGCTTGTGTAGTACAGCTGGGTTATTAGAGATGTGTTTGGTGAAAACGGCTGGCTACTTTGAGGATGTTCCTGTCGTGGTGAGACTGAGCCGAAACATGTACGTTTTTCATGAAGCCAGAGTCTGGTTTGTGAATACGAGCAGTCATATTTGTATATGCTTTGTTAGCCGATGTCATCCTTATCAGACTCAGCTAAGCTGCCTCAGTCTATGTATGCCTTTTGTAGAAGAGAGTTGGAAATAACTTCTTCTTTGTAATTCATCTAATAtcagtgaaaaaaataaaagtgtacgtATGTACTTTTTCCACGTGTGCACACACTGTTCACATCGTTTTGATGTTTCCCTGTGGAGTTTGGTACTGTCTTTCAAATGGCACAACTATAAGTTTCTGTTGTTGAGTGCCACTCAATACATTTATAATCAGGGGAATAAATGAATGGTCTACCTGAAGCTTCGAAAGCATTCCTCAGCTCATTCAGTGACAGGGTTCCAGTTCGTGAAACATCAGTGAGGAAGAAAATGTCCTGTTTAAatgcagaaaacaacaacaatgatcaGGTCGATCTTCCATATCTATATTTTGATGCGCTTTAGATGTGTTAACAACATATGTTTGAAGTGTTTATCCTGGATTTTTTACCTTGTATGTGGTGATCTTCTTCCACAGACGAACAAATTCCTGACCATTCAGTTTGCCGGAGATGGATGTCTAACCCAACATTAAGGTATCATATGAATCTATTGGTGTGTAAGTTATACCAGATCATAATAAATGTCACATCCATCACAAGAGGATACATCCATCAGAGCAACCATGCTGCGACAGGCATCAATGCTGAAGCCTCCAGATTTCAAGTGTCctaagaaaacataaaaaagaagaagactaAACTTGAGGATTTATCATTCACAATTATAACAACGTCATTTTTATGGAGCTCCTGTGCTCTTTGTCAACCCTGTAAAGTCCAAACCTTTCAGGATTTTTTCATTAAGGAGCATCTGGAGCTGTTCAGCATCCACTTCGTCATACtggaaatggaaagaaataagATATAAAATACTTTGGGGAACTTTCTCTCAAGCTtaaagggggaggggctttggGGGGGCGGGCTGAAGGGGCTGTTTCTACTGTACTCTTATTAGCTTTAAGGTCTCTTTTGGTCATCACCTTCTCCTGAGGTAAATAGCTGTCCCCGTTAGCTGCGAGGTGCTCCAcattatgttcaccagctatCTGCTAACCTTGTTAGTCTGCTGTTTAAAAACAGCTGTGGCTGGAAATGACAAATTGAGGTTGTAGGACCCAAAAGTTGTTGTccgttaaattaaattaaactgaaataaaaataaaataaaatgctccaTAAACCTGAGGGCGAAGTGATCAATTATGTTCCTACAAATTACCCCTCTcactttatactgtacatagTAATTTGACCCATTGTTTCCATCAATTACTAATCGTGTCATTCATTTTGAATAAGAGGTAAACTCAATACAATTAGGCTAGTtagcaaatataaatattacaatgTCGGAGTTCTGGCGGAAAAAGTTTATCTTCATCTTATCTTCCTCCACATTTGAGGTCTTTTTGACCTGGGGattaaaagaagagaaagaggatgaGAGAATAATTTTGCCCCAAATTAAATTTGTCAAAACTTATCTCACATTAAGTACAGTTTAGAACACCAACATCATTGTGATATTATTTAATCTTGCACACCATTTGAACTGGCTCGTCTTTATGGTCACCATAATTCTCACTGTTGGGGGAAAGATCAAAGACATTACACATTAATATCAGTAATGTGGGACATgcagaagactttggggtgaTTAGAGTGAGTATACTAGCTGTGAGTCTCCGCCTTGGTGAGGATGGTCAGAATGAAGGAGGCCGTCTCATTGGATTTGAAGGTGGACGGCACAATCAGGTATTCGCCAGGCTTCAGCGAAAAGTACTCAGTCACCTCGCGTGCATTCATGTAGGTTTTAGTTTGGAAAACAGCTGCCTGGCTGAAGAAAGATGCCGGGAACTTCCCCTTCTGCGCCATGTGCTGTagtgatacatatatatatatatatttcagttcCTTTTGCAGTTCATATCTTTTACCAGAGCCGCACAATGTGGATGGAGAAGATTTATTCAGTATTGAATAGGAATTGCTATGAAGTTGTTTCTTACGTGTTCCTTCACCTTGAGTGGAAGATGAGTTCATGTGGGGGACAAAAAAGCATGTCAAGAAATGAACTTCCAGttcaaataatgtattattacaaGCATACATACggtcacacattaaaagcagactCTGACCAAGACTTGCACCTGCCTCGATACTTTGTTGTCCAACCTACAAACGGGCTGCCTGGACTTTGACTGTGGTCGTCCGTTTTCtgtgtttacatttgatttactgAGATGTTCTGTCAATGATTGAATGTTGAAAGCCCTCGTTAGCTGATTGAGTCACTTGTTCATTCTCTTTATTATTGACATTATTCTTACATTCTTACAACCCGCAATTATTCTTACACGTACAGTTCCCTCATTGGACCAGCATTACTTTGGAATGTGCAATGTCAGCTTCATTAATAGAGATATGataaagaaggagaaggggcaTATCAATAAGTGATGGggaaaacatactgtacatgttgaGAATAGATTACATTATTTTGGTGTTGTTTAAGGGATAGGTGCCGGCGCTGTGCATTGGCCGGTTCAGGCTAACGTCGCCACATCGTGCATTAATTCCTGGTTATGGTCACCTTGAAGGGcaataatttatattttcatgcgtttcATGCGGCCCAAATCTAAAAATGTTAACAAGCCATAACTGTCAATGGTAACACCTGAAGGTTTGCTAATACATTAAACAATCATTACCATCCCATAATGTGCCTATGCAATGGTAATGTTGTTCACTACCACGCATATTTACCTCAAATACAGAGATTCCAATGTGGAGATTTTCGACCAGGTGTCTGTTCCGCTTGTCGGGCTTTTGTATGAGAGATAACAGCACATTTTTCTCGCCGTCTTTCCCCGTATATTCACCGTTAATCTTGACCCGATACTGTGGATTAGTCCAGAAAGtgtctgaaagagagagagaggggatacATTTGATTTGCATTGTATCATTTTGCAAAGAGTAGGGTGAGTAATTTGATTATCAACATTAAAATCAAATGTTATTGGGTATTACTGATGGAAATATAAGATTAAGTAGCAAGGCAAGTCAGCAATATCATCAAGTTGGAACTTGTAGAAATTAAGAATTTGTGAATTATTGGCACATAACAACATGTAGTGTAATAAAGTTTGAGGAGCATGACAATTATTCTTATTGTTGATTTTAACTGCATGTGTGAACAAGATAATTGACTGTGTAAAACAACATTACGGACAAGTCTTAATCTAATCACACTTTGTGGTGCTCTTGTGGCTATGCaaattatatttcttatttCAGAGGGATTATTAAAAGTGTGTGAGCCGTGAGTTAGCTAGTGGGTGCACTAAAAGGCACTCAGCCAGGCTATGTAGACAAAGCACAGAAAAGCTTGAATAACAACACACACGGGGAGGGCGACTTCCTTCTCTGCTCAAGTAGACATCACTCCACTATGTCTTTAGAAAGAACATACTGGTTCTCAAGGAACAAGTCTTATCTACGACATGGTGTGACAAATAATATCATAGTTGTATTAGATTCAAGATCAGATATCCGAGAAATACCTCTGTTGTTAAAGCATCCGCCGGCAGTTGTTCCTGCAACCCATCTGCCCTCATACGTGGTGGTCTTCCACTGACTAGAGGAGTTTCCATCAAGGAAGTCGGTACTCAGGGAGCAGATGTCCAGATCGTTGTAGAACGTACAGAAGTCCCCCAGGGTCATCCTGATGACATCAGAGATGTATTTTGATACAGTAGTACGAATAGTTCCTGGTTGTGATGCTGAAACTATGAACACCTAACTCTATAAATACAGTAGATTCGTTAAGAGTAGGAAGCATTTATGAATCCCTTTTTGGGAAATTCAATTACGTAAGAGGTGTGCAGATGAAATATTGTATATTCACAAGCGCAGCAAACGTACATGTACCTGTCTACTTAACAGCTCCCTCTGTGTATTTGGGAATTTGcaagtttgaaaatgaaagacTAACATACCAATTTCACAAGGTACATTGTGTCTGACAAAATGTTTGCAATCctaaaacacatgtttttttaacataattGCCCAATCCCAATGTGCCCCCCTAAGgccttgaaccctgaaccctcagggtcTTACTTACGTCGCCTGTTAAgtggttgagtgtgagaggctgtgGGGGCTTAACatggtgtaaatatgaatgggacaacactttgctgcaacatacTATGTGACAAAGACTGCATAAAAAAAATTAGgtgtacaattgtgggtatatattttatactttttattccCCGGTTTGAAAgtcttccaggctctttcctcacgagatgagacgtcatttcaaataatctatttactcgTTATTGTCAACAATGTACCAGATACAATTTGCTTACCAAAACTCTCCGTCATCAGCAACTGTAAGGCAGTGGTCACGATCGTTGGCACTCAGTGTTTGCCACAGAGAAGACCTTGAAGACAGTTTGTGAAGTTGGAGGATGTATTAGTTGATTCAACCCTTTTAGAGACAAGTTGTAACACATGTtctcaggcttttttttttcaactaaTATGCAAATGCAGAGCAGGGGCTAACATGCCTTCAAGGGAGTTGATTACAGCGTCTTACTTGTCTGTAACTGGCAAAACCAGTTTAGAATATGCCCGGGGATCTTTTCAGAGGAGATTTCTCACGCAACTTTTCCAAATAACCCTTTCAAGCcttttgtttatattatatattatataatatgattGTCAAAGTAAAAGGTCATGGCCCTCATGTTCCTTTCCCAGAAGCTCTTTCTCAGTATTAACTACAGGAATCTACCGTAAAGAGCATGTAATTGGTTATattatgaaaacacaaaagacttGCTTGTCTGTTACCAACCTGTTGGCTTTGAGCAAAAAGTAGATGTAAACAAGTAGTGAAATACATAAGACAAACTTATCTTGTCATTGGAAAATAATCTCAATATTACTGCAAATGAGAGCCGTGTCTCTGTGAAACAGTCACTTAGAGGAAGACCTTCTTACCCATCACTCCAGTCTCCAGTCCACTCTCCTTTGCCCCAGGGGTTCCACAAACGCACCAGGTTCACTTGTTTCCCGTGGCTCATCGTCTAACCAGCAATCATCATGGGAGACAGCACCATAGTTATGTTCCGTacgtttttaaaaaggcaataaaTCAGTCCATAAAtcatttgcaaaagaaaaaaaagactaatttcTAGTCGTAATTTCAGTGTATTAACACCTGAAACTGAGTatggttgttgttttgttaccaTAAAATAAGTTGTTTACATCTACATAGGTTGCGGGTCCTCCGCACGGAGTATGACATGTTGCCAATGTTTCTGCAGGAACGCAGAGTTGACGCGTTCTTACATCACCTGCAATGCTTGGAAAGAGGGGTTTCATAGATACCAATGCATCCTACACACTAGTCCTTTAAGTGTAATTCTTCACCTGTTTCACACCAGTGATCGTGTAGGCGTGGCCTTCGACCAATCCATTTGccaatatgttgttgtcagaTGTCTCCtgcaagcaaaacaaaacaattcttCGAAAACATTTATCGTTGATAAATGTCGACTGACTAATCAACACAACTTTTGTGAAGTCCTATGTGTGTCAACTGACGTGTCATTGTCAAGGCTGTTGCTTTGATGCCTGTGGCAGTCCGCTTACAGTTAGCTGTCAGGCCAAAGACAAAGTTAGACTTTTCTTACAGTGGAAACCATTTATAGTAGACCAAGGTTACATTGATCAACTATTTAAAACATGGATTGTTCCCATACAAATGCAGTTTAAATCATTTGTGAATCCATCTTTACCTCGTGGTAACTCGTCTGCTTCTGGCTGGCTATCTGACAATGAAATCATGACGGTAGAAAGAAAGTAATTTTCTCTCAATAAAAGACGTAGTCTCCTCAAAGCTTATGACAAACTCCAACGAGATGTGGTGTTCCTCGGACTACCCTGTGTAGTCTACTCAAACAAGGAGTTACGGTCCTGGCTGCTtaggatgaaaacaaaaagtacACGTGGTTAAAGCCGCCCCGTCGAGTGGATTGATCGTGCCCATTCAGGCATGTAATCGTGCCTGTAGGTGCAGTAACAGTACAGTAAATTGAAGCTGCATTTGCCAAAATGTAGTACAGTCAATACAATTCAGTACATAGCTAATCTCTCCCTTTCATTACTCATATTCATGTCATAAAAGTTCTGCatggaaaggaaagaaaaaaaaggatcaatAATCATCCGCTTGTAGAGATTAATTTCCACCATACAGACATCCTCACTATAGAGGTTTCCACTGTAAAACAGATGTGGAATGGCAGGGTTAAGGTGTGCCCTTAGCTTATCATGAGAAGACTTTTCTGAAAATTTTGCATTTTGTCTAAGAACATCTGGGAGGCACCCATCCACAACTCTGACGGCGTGTCAATCTTTGTAGACTTTTAGTAAAAcctgtttttttcatttctccaCATTTCCATTTTGCTGTGGTTAAGTGGATGCTGGTCTTCACTTGAACCTGCAtttttgttcaaatgtaatttattgttCCGCACCTCTCTAAATAGTATGTGTGCAGTCTACAATATAGATGGAAATGAACCGGCCTGTACTGgttttgtgtggtgtgtgtgtgtgtgtgtgtgtacttaccCCTTGAGGTGTACCACAGCTTATCAGAGACGAGGATTGGCCCGCTCTGCACATCAGCTGCCACAGGTTTTTAGGGGGATCCGACAGCTGGATACACATGTGAACACCACCTGTGAAGTCCATCATGGCCTCTGCGGGAGTCCCGGCATTCATGTCGGAATAGGAACCACACACTCTGTCACAAGTGGATGTGATATTAATGTTGCAGATTCTCCAGATACAAGACAGAAAGCATgctaacaaaacacatttatgactgagaaacaatgtttttttgttgtcatacTTGGCATATGCTTTCTCCAGCAAAGCGGGCCAGAACTCATTTTTGTCTTTGGAGTGAACGAAGATCATTCTCCCATTGATTGTTGGTAGCTTGTCATCAATGACGACATCCACCCATTTTCCAAATCTCCAGAACTGAATAGTTGACAAAATAAGAGaagggaataaaaataaattctatAATACCGAGTAAtatcacacatatataaatatatatatatatatatatatatatatatatatatatatatatatatataaataaatatatataataaatattcattTTGATTACATTGTTATAAGGATGAATTTCAAGTGCAGTCTACAAGAATTTGTGACATCATGT
The genomic region above belongs to Cyclopterus lumpus isolate fCycLum1 chromosome 22, fCycLum1.pri, whole genome shotgun sequence and contains:
- the LOC117725466 gene encoding calpain-1 catalytic subunit-like gives rise to the protein MPPPGVCLNIMAARQKQKGYGRFDNPDNFLNQDYKQLKEYCLIQGLRYIDDMFPPDHISIGEDILSASDLARVEWLRPMKIAPDPNFILDGISRFDFGQGILGDCWFLASIGALTFQQNILEQVIPIDQTFDEKYCGIFHFRFWRFGKWVDVVIDDKLPTINGRMIFVHSKDKNEFWPALLEKAYAKVCGSYSDMNAGTPAEAMMDFTGGVHMCIQLSDPPKNLWQLMCRAGQSSSLISCGTPQGETSDNNILANGLVEGHAYTITGVKQTMSHGKQVNLVRLWNPWGKGEWTGDWSDGSSLWQTLSANDRDHCLTVADDGEFWMTLGDFCTFYNDLDICSLSTDFLDGNSSSQWKTTTYEGRWVAGTTAGGCFNNRDTFWTNPQYRVKINGEYTGKDGEKNVLLSLIQKPDKRNRHLVENLHIGISVFEVKEHHMAQKGKFPASFFSQAAVFQTKTYMNAREVTEYFSLKPGEYLIVPSTFKSNETASFILTILTKAETHSYENYGDHKDEPVQMVKKTSNVEEDKMKINFFRQNSDIYDEVDAEQLQMLLNEKILKGHLKSGGFSIDACRSMVALMDTSISGKLNGQEFVRLWKKITTYKDIFFLTDVSRTGTLSLNELRNAFEASGMKIKDDMLSLMALRYGASSGHVTLETFISLILRLDCMYKIYQQLSDGKDMKLRESEWMYISMYT